Proteins from one Homalodisca vitripennis isolate AUS2020 chromosome 3, UT_GWSS_2.1, whole genome shotgun sequence genomic window:
- the LOC124357922 gene encoding uncharacterized protein LOC124357922 codes for MYLYAVDKLPIKSITHNFLIKGHSQNEGDNVHAMIEKQIKKCLKSGPIYHPAQYISLIKTAKKTGNPYKVNELSHEDFLDFKDLWANIGCNSTVNVSGCTVAMNDIKIIKVEKDSPFKIKYKTTYDDTVDFQEIFIQQIDIEENEDLFGDNKKSHTKKKTRSSKKKQQVFPVHCSDVALKKLYEQRLGISVNKKKDLQYLLEKHVIPSCYAPFYNSL; via the exons ATGTACTTATATGCAGTGGACAAACTGCCAATTAAGTCTATAACTCACAATTTCCTAATAAAAGGGCATAGTCAAAACGAGGGGGACAATGTACATGCAATGATTGAGAAGCAGATTAAGAAATGTCTGAAGTCTGGACCAATTTACCACCCGGCTCAATACATTTCATTGATCAAAACTGCAAAAAAAACTGGGAATCCGTATAAAGTCAATGAACTAAGTCATGAAGATTTCTTGGATTTTAAAGACCTATGGGCAAACATTGGATGTAACTCTACAGTTAATGTGTCAG GATGTACTGTTGCAATGAAtgacatcaaaataattaaagttgagaAAGATTCTCCCTTTAAAATCAAGTACAAGACAACTTATGATGACACAGTTGACTTTCAAGAAATTTTCATCCAGCAgattgatattgaagaaaacgaGGATTTATTCGGAGACAACAAGAAGAGTCACACTAAGAAGAAAACCAGAAGTTCAAAGAAGAAACAACAGGTTTTTCCTGTGCATTGTTCAgatgttgctttaaaaaaattatacgagCAAAGACTGGGAATTTCAGTTAACAAGAAAAAAGACTTACAATACTTACttgaaaaacatgttattccaAGTTGCTATGCACCATTTTAtaactcactttaa